The proteins below are encoded in one region of Streptomyces ficellus:
- the ilvD gene encoding dihydroxy-acid dehydratase, which produces MPELRSRTVTHGRNMAGARALMRASGVPGADIGRKPIIAVANSFTEFVPGHTHLQPVGRIVSQAITEAGGIPREFNTIAVDDGIAMGHGGMLYSLPSRDLIADSVEYMVEAHCADALICISNCDKITPGMLNAALRLNIPTVFVSGGPMESGRATLVDGTVRTLDLVDAISDAVNDKISDADILRIEENACPTCGSCSGMFTANSMNCLTEAIGLSLPGNGSTLATHTARRALYENAARTVVELTDRYYARGDESVLPRNVATFAAFENAMALDIAMGGSTNTILHLLAAAQEAGVPFGLTEIDAVSRRVPCLAKVAPNVAKDRTYYMEDVHRAGGIPALLGELHRAGLLNEDVHSVHSSSLADWLKTWDVRGGSPSAEAVELWHAAPGCVRSAEAFSQSERWDTLDVDAAEGCIRSAEHAYSKDGGLAVLKGNLAVDGCVVKTAGVDESIWTFEGPAVVCESQEQAVEKILLKEIKEGDVVVIRYEGPKGGPGMQEMLYPTSYLKGRGLGKACALITDGRFSGGTSGLSIGHASPEAASGGTIALVEDGDRIRIDIPNRSIDLLVDDATLAARRDALGGAYAPKNRERKVSAALRAYAAMATSADKGAIRDVSKLG; this is translated from the coding sequence ATGCCCGAGCTGAGGTCCCGCACTGTCACCCACGGCCGCAACATGGCGGGCGCCCGCGCCCTTATGCGGGCCTCCGGTGTACCGGGCGCGGACATCGGCCGCAAGCCGATCATCGCGGTCGCCAACTCGTTCACCGAGTTCGTCCCGGGCCACACCCACCTCCAGCCGGTCGGCCGGATCGTTTCCCAGGCGATCACCGAGGCGGGCGGCATCCCCCGCGAGTTCAACACGATCGCCGTCGACGACGGCATCGCCATGGGCCACGGCGGCATGCTGTACTCGCTGCCGTCCCGCGACCTGATCGCGGACAGTGTGGAGTACATGGTCGAGGCGCACTGCGCCGACGCCCTGATCTGCATCTCCAACTGCGACAAGATCACCCCGGGCATGCTGAACGCGGCCCTGCGCCTGAACATCCCCACGGTCTTCGTCTCCGGCGGCCCCATGGAGTCCGGCCGCGCCACCCTGGTCGACGGCACGGTCCGCACCCTCGACCTGGTCGACGCGATCTCCGACGCCGTCAACGACAAGATCTCGGACGCCGACATCCTCCGCATCGAGGAGAACGCCTGTCCGACCTGCGGATCCTGTTCCGGCATGTTCACCGCCAACTCGATGAACTGCCTGACCGAGGCCATCGGCCTGTCCCTCCCCGGCAACGGCTCGACGCTCGCCACCCACACCGCCCGCCGCGCCCTCTACGAGAACGCCGCCCGCACGGTCGTCGAGCTCACCGACCGGTACTACGCCCGGGGCGACGAGTCCGTCCTGCCGCGCAACGTCGCCACGTTCGCCGCGTTCGAGAACGCCATGGCCCTCGACATCGCCATGGGCGGCTCCACCAACACGATCCTGCACCTGCTGGCGGCCGCCCAGGAGGCGGGCGTCCCCTTCGGCCTGACGGAGATCGACGCCGTCTCCCGCCGTGTGCCCTGCCTGGCCAAGGTCGCGCCGAACGTCGCCAAGGACCGTACGTACTACATGGAGGACGTGCACCGCGCCGGCGGCATCCCCGCCCTGCTGGGCGAGCTGCACCGCGCCGGGCTGCTCAACGAGGACGTGCACTCCGTCCACAGCTCCTCCCTCGCCGACTGGCTCAAGACGTGGGACGTGCGCGGCGGTTCGCCGTCGGCCGAGGCCGTCGAGCTGTGGCACGCGGCCCCGGGCTGCGTCCGCTCCGCCGAGGCGTTCTCGCAGTCCGAGCGCTGGGACACGCTGGACGTGGACGCCGCCGAGGGCTGCATCCGCTCCGCCGAGCACGCCTACTCCAAGGACGGCGGCCTCGCCGTGCTGAAGGGCAACCTGGCGGTCGACGGCTGCGTCGTGAAGACCGCCGGTGTCGACGAGTCGATCTGGACCTTCGAGGGCCCGGCCGTCGTCTGCGAGTCGCAGGAGCAGGCCGTCGAGAAGATCCTGCTGAAGGAGATCAAGGAGGGCGACGTCGTCGTCATCCGCTACGAGGGCCCCAAGGGCGGCCCCGGCATGCAGGAGATGCTCTACCCGACCTCGTATCTGAAGGGCCGGGGCCTGGGCAAGGCCTGCGCGCTGATCACCGACGGCCGCTTCTCCGGAGGTACGTCGGGCCTGTCGATCGGCCACGCCTCCCCCGAGGCGGCCAGCGGCGGCACGATCGCCCTCGTCGAGGACGGCGACCGGATCCGCATCGACATCCCCAACCGCAGCATCGACCTGCTCGTCGACGACGCCACCCTGGCCGCCCGCCGTGACGCCCTCGGCGGCGCGTACGCCCCGAAGAACCGCGAGCGCAAGGTCTCGGCGGCCCTGCGCGCGTACGCGGCGATGGCCACCAGCGCCGACAAGGGCGCCATCCGGGACGTCAGCAAGCTCGGCTGA
- a CDS encoding TetR/AcrR family transcriptional regulator, with protein sequence MTGARRGPGRPPRAEAAEGPDARTRILEAARAEFAERGYDKTSVRGIAKAAGVDPALVHHYFGTKDEVFAAAIEVSFEPELIVPAVLGESTEGIGERLARYFLSVWENPATRAPLLAVIRSALTHEAAAKVLRGFVLRRVLERVAADLDVPDPKFRAELAASHMIGIAILRYVVRVEPLASATPDEIVATVAPTLQRYLTEA encoded by the coding sequence GTGACGGGGGCGCGCAGGGGGCCGGGCCGGCCGCCCAGGGCCGAGGCGGCGGAGGGCCCGGACGCGCGGACCAGGATCCTGGAGGCGGCCCGCGCCGAGTTCGCCGAGCGCGGGTACGACAAGACGTCGGTGCGCGGCATCGCCAAGGCCGCGGGCGTGGACCCGGCGCTCGTGCACCACTACTTCGGTACGAAGGACGAGGTGTTCGCGGCGGCCATCGAGGTCTCCTTCGAGCCCGAGCTGATCGTCCCGGCGGTGCTCGGCGAGTCCACCGAGGGGATCGGCGAGCGGCTCGCCCGGTACTTCCTGTCCGTGTGGGAGAACCCGGCCACCCGGGCCCCGCTGCTCGCGGTCATCCGGTCGGCGCTCACCCACGAGGCGGCGGCGAAGGTGCTGCGCGGGTTCGTGCTGCGGCGGGTGCTGGAGCGGGTGGCCGCCGACCTCGACGTACCGGATCCGAAGTTCCGCGCGGAGCTGGCGGCCTCGCACATGATCGGCATCGCGATCCTCCGGTACGTCGTGCGGGTGGAGCCGCTGGCGTCCGCGACGCCCGACGAGATCGTGGCCACGGTCGCCCCCACGCTCCAGCGGTACCTGACCGAGGCGTGA
- a CDS encoding sugar phosphate isomerase/epimerase family protein translates to MVRIPDAKVALSTASVYPESTATAFEIAARLGYDGVEVMVWTDPVSQDIEALRRLSDYHQVPVLAVHAPCLLITQRVWSTDPWVKLQRAQAAAEKLGASTVVVHPPFRWQRQYARDFISGIWRMADETDVRFAVENMYPWRYRDREMLAYAPEWDVSKDDYRHYTIDLSHTATARSDAMDMIGRMGDRLGHVHLADGRGSAKDEHLVPGRGTQPCAELLEHLARSSFDGHVVIEVNTRRAMSAAEREADLAEALAFTRLHLASSARVR, encoded by the coding sequence GTGGTGCGCATCCCGGATGCGAAGGTCGCACTGTCGACGGCCTCGGTCTATCCGGAGTCGACGGCGACGGCCTTCGAGATCGCTGCCCGCCTGGGCTACGACGGTGTCGAGGTCATGGTGTGGACCGACCCGGTCAGCCAGGACATCGAGGCGCTGCGCCGCCTGTCCGACTACCACCAGGTGCCGGTGCTCGCCGTGCACGCGCCGTGCCTGCTGATCACCCAGCGGGTCTGGTCGACCGATCCGTGGGTGAAGCTCCAGCGGGCGCAGGCCGCGGCGGAGAAGCTCGGCGCGTCGACGGTGGTCGTGCACCCGCCGTTCCGCTGGCAGCGCCAGTACGCCCGGGACTTCATCAGCGGCATCTGGCGGATGGCGGACGAGACGGACGTGCGTTTCGCGGTGGAGAACATGTACCCGTGGCGCTACCGCGACCGCGAGATGCTGGCCTACGCGCCGGAGTGGGACGTCAGCAAGGACGACTACCGCCACTACACGATCGACCTGTCGCACACCGCGACCGCGCGCAGCGATGCCATGGACATGATCGGCCGGATGGGGGACCGGCTCGGCCACGTCCACCTCGCCGACGGGCGCGGTTCCGCGAAGGACGAGCACCTGGTGCCGGGGCGCGGTACGCAGCCGTGCGCCGAGCTGCTGGAGCACCTGGCGCGCTCCTCCTTCGACGGCCATGTCGTGATCGAGGTCAACACCCGGCGCGCGATGTCCGCGGCCGAGCGCGAGGCCGACCTGGCGGAGGCCCTGGCCTTCACCCGGCTGCACCTGGCCTCCTCGGCGCGCGTCCGGTGA
- a CDS encoding Ppx/GppA phosphatase family protein produces the protein MRLGVLDVGSNTVHLLVMDAHPGARPLPAHSHKAELRLAELLDADGSIGAHGVERLVTITHDAVRTAEDKGCEEVLPFATSAIRDATNADAVLKRVKEETGVDLQVLTGAEEARLTFLAARRWFGWSSGKLLLLDIGGGSLEIAYGMDEEPDAAVSLPLGAGRLTAGWLPGDPPDAADVKALRRHVRAQIARTVGEFARFGRPDHVVATSKTFKQLARLAGAPGSGEGQYVQRVLSRTSLEEWVPKLSAMTAEQRCALPGVSEGRAPQLLAGALVAEGAMDLFGVEELEICPWALREGVILRRLDHLPAA, from the coding sequence ATGAGACTCGGAGTTCTCGACGTCGGTTCGAACACAGTGCACCTGCTGGTGATGGACGCCCACCCGGGCGCCAGGCCGCTGCCCGCCCATTCGCACAAGGCGGAGCTGCGGCTCGCCGAGCTGCTGGACGCGGACGGCTCCATCGGTGCCCACGGCGTCGAGCGGCTCGTCACCATCACCCATGACGCGGTGCGCACCGCCGAGGACAAGGGCTGCGAGGAGGTCCTCCCCTTCGCGACCTCCGCCATCCGCGACGCGACCAACGCCGACGCCGTGCTGAAGCGGGTCAAGGAGGAGACCGGCGTCGACCTCCAGGTGCTGACCGGCGCCGAGGAGGCCCGCCTCACCTTCCTCGCCGCCCGCCGCTGGTTCGGCTGGTCGTCGGGGAAGCTGCTGCTGCTCGACATCGGCGGCGGTTCGCTGGAGATCGCGTACGGGATGGACGAGGAGCCCGACGCGGCCGTGTCCCTGCCGCTGGGCGCCGGCCGGCTCACCGCCGGGTGGCTGCCCGGCGACCCGCCGGACGCGGCCGACGTGAAGGCGCTGCGCCGCCACGTGCGGGCGCAGATAGCGCGTACGGTCGGTGAGTTCGCCCGCTTCGGCCGGCCGGACCACGTGGTGGCCACGTCCAAGACGTTCAAGCAGCTGGCGCGGCTGGCGGGGGCCCCGGGCTCCGGCGAGGGTCAGTACGTACAGCGGGTACTGAGTCGTACGTCACTGGAGGAGTGGGTCCCCAAGCTGTCCGCCATGACCGCCGAGCAGCGCTGCGCCCTGCCCGGGGTGTCCGAGGGCAGGGCGCCGCAGCTGCTGGCGGGAGCCCTGGTGGCGGAGGGTGCGATGGACCTGTTCGGGGTCGAGGAACTGGAGATCTGCCCATGGGCTCTGCGCGAGGGAGTCATCCTGCGCCGGCTGGACCACCTCCCGGCCGCCTAG
- a CDS encoding BACON domain-containing protein, giving the protein MTSSRLETPTHTTGAHRAQRRAPRSGPRTLSQRPPARYEPYLDGLFTYCLSVLCDHDVATVVLGDVLAISERQFGRCPGAEPERRAWLYALARWACLRELGEQRRRRRQRPQGAHTGRTTPAAPHAPGQPTAQVSPGTAEQRHRELALLAWPEAAGTTPEQREALELAVRHQLAAPHVAAVLGMEASATRELLSAAACEVERTRAALAVVETGTCPAVARLTGDNELLLSATLRRELVRHVDDCPRCRRAAERAGAVGPWPGSSVTPAKLPLVEAPRAAAYIAMLHVPRTRAGGPRFGRDGFPLDPKDHAARRDRMRARAVTTTVVATVVAAPVLALWAAHRGAPTSEGPDGAPVSAAEADEPGTGAGGPDGRADHYENAGSARTDPGRRSATPGAPHVSVEVISTGTPPPTAPGRAGPGRITVSAQPSGGDTTMLTLTASGGAPVAWSLWTNAPWLYADRSSGTLAPGRSVTVYVSVDHDREPAGAWTARVGVDPAGAVVEIDGHGASRPGPGPRPEPSFPAPSPPQSPSPVPTRTEPEQPDPTPTPTPSAPSTPPPSPDPSPSDTASPTASPSTDTPQP; this is encoded by the coding sequence GTGACGAGCAGCAGGCTGGAAACCCCTACGCACACCACCGGCGCACACCGGGCACAGCGCCGCGCGCCCCGCAGCGGGCCCCGCACCCTGTCCCAGCGCCCGCCGGCGCGGTACGAGCCGTACCTCGACGGGCTGTTCACGTACTGCCTGTCCGTGCTCTGCGACCACGACGTGGCGACCGTGGTGCTGGGGGACGTACTGGCCATCTCCGAGCGGCAGTTCGGGCGGTGTCCCGGCGCCGAACCGGAGCGCAGGGCCTGGCTGTACGCTCTCGCCCGGTGGGCCTGCCTGCGTGAGCTCGGCGAGCAGCGGCGCCGGCGCCGGCAGCGGCCCCAGGGGGCGCACACGGGGCGCACGACCCCTGCCGCGCCCCACGCGCCCGGGCAGCCGACCGCCCAGGTCTCCCCCGGGACGGCCGAACAGCGCCACCGCGAGCTGGCCCTGCTCGCCTGGCCCGAGGCGGCCGGCACCACGCCCGAGCAGCGCGAGGCGCTGGAACTGGCCGTGCGCCACCAGCTGGCCGCTCCCCACGTCGCCGCCGTCCTCGGCATGGAGGCCTCCGCGACCCGCGAGCTGCTGTCCGCAGCCGCCTGCGAGGTGGAGCGCACCCGCGCCGCGCTCGCCGTCGTCGAGACCGGCACCTGCCCGGCCGTGGCCCGCCTCACCGGGGACAACGAACTGCTGCTCTCCGCGACCCTGCGCCGCGAGCTCGTCCGGCACGTCGACGACTGCCCGCGCTGCCGCCGCGCCGCCGAGCGCGCCGGGGCGGTCGGGCCCTGGCCCGGCTCGTCCGTCACCCCGGCGAAGCTGCCGCTCGTGGAGGCGCCCCGGGCGGCGGCGTACATCGCGATGCTGCACGTCCCGCGCACCCGGGCGGGCGGCCCGAGATTCGGGCGGGACGGTTTCCCGCTGGACCCCAAGGACCACGCCGCCCGCCGCGACCGGATGCGCGCGCGGGCGGTGACGACGACCGTCGTGGCCACGGTGGTCGCCGCGCCGGTGCTCGCCCTGTGGGCGGCGCACCGCGGGGCGCCGACGAGCGAGGGCCCCGACGGCGCCCCGGTCAGCGCTGCCGAGGCGGACGAGCCGGGCACGGGGGCGGGCGGGCCGGACGGCCGGGCCGACCACTACGAGAACGCGGGCAGCGCCCGGACCGACCCGGGGCGCCGCTCCGCCACCCCCGGCGCGCCCCACGTGTCCGTCGAGGTGATCAGCACCGGTACGCCCCCGCCCACCGCCCCCGGGCGCGCGGGCCCCGGCCGGATCACGGTGTCCGCCCAGCCGTCGGGCGGCGACACGACGATGCTGACGCTCACCGCGTCGGGCGGTGCGCCGGTGGCCTGGTCCCTGTGGACGAACGCCCCCTGGCTGTACGCCGACCGATCCTCCGGCACGCTCGCCCCGGGCCGGTCGGTCACGGTGTACGTCTCGGTCGACCACGACCGTGAACCCGCCGGCGCCTGGACCGCCCGCGTCGGGGTCGACCCGGCGGGCGCGGTGGTGGAGATCGACGGCCACGGGGCGTCCCGTCCGGGTCCCGGCCCGCGCCCGGAGCCGAGCTTCCCGGCGCCGTCCCCGCCGCAGTCCCCGAGTCCGGTGCCGACCCGGACCGAGCCGGAGCAGCCGGACCCGACGCCCACACCGACCCCGTCCGCGCCCTCGACGCCGCCGCCGTCCCCGGACCCCAGCCCCTCGGACACGGCGTCGCCCACGGCGAGCCCGTCGACGGACACCCCGCAGCCTTGA
- the radA gene encoding DNA repair protein RadA, translating into MAARTKSAKDRPSYRCTECGWTTAKWLGRCPECQAWGTVEEYGAPAVRTTAAGRVSTAALPIGQVDGRQATARSTGVDELDRVLGGGLVPGAVVLLAGEPGVGKSTLLLDVAAKAASDDHRTLYVTGEESASQVRLRADRIGALSDHLYLAAETDLSAVLGHLDAVKPSLLILDSVQTVASPEIDGAPGGMAQVREVAGALIRASKERGMSTLLVGHVTKDGAIAGPRLLEHLVDVVLSFEGDRHARLRLVRGVKNRYGATDEVGCFELHDEGITGLADPSGLFLTRRAEAVPGTCLTVTLEGRRPLVAEVQALTVDSQIPSPRRTTSGLETSRVSMMLAVLEQRGRITALGKRDIYSATVGGVKLSEPAADLAVALALASAASDTPLPKNLVAIGEVGLAGEVRRVTGVQRRLAEAHRLGFTHALVPVDPGKVPAGMKVTEVADMGDALRVLPRARRRAAPAPREEPAQG; encoded by the coding sequence ATGGCTGCCCGTACGAAATCCGCCAAGGACAGGCCCTCCTACCGCTGCACCGAATGCGGCTGGACGACCGCCAAGTGGCTCGGCCGCTGCCCCGAGTGCCAGGCCTGGGGCACGGTGGAGGAGTACGGCGCGCCCGCCGTCCGCACCACCGCCGCGGGGCGCGTGTCCACCGCCGCGCTCCCCATCGGCCAGGTGGACGGCCGCCAGGCCACCGCGCGCTCCACCGGGGTGGACGAACTGGACCGCGTCCTGGGCGGCGGCCTCGTGCCCGGCGCCGTCGTGCTCCTCGCGGGCGAACCCGGCGTGGGCAAGTCCACCCTCCTCCTCGACGTCGCGGCGAAGGCGGCCAGCGACGACCACCGCACGCTGTACGTGACGGGCGAGGAGTCCGCGAGCCAGGTCCGGCTGCGCGCCGACCGCATCGGCGCGCTCAGCGACCACCTCTACCTGGCCGCCGAGACGGACCTGTCGGCCGTCCTCGGCCACCTCGACGCGGTCAAGCCGTCCCTGCTGATCCTCGACTCCGTACAGACCGTCGCCTCCCCCGAGATCGACGGCGCCCCCGGCGGCATGGCCCAGGTCCGCGAGGTCGCCGGCGCGCTCATCCGCGCCTCCAAGGAGCGGGGCATGTCCACCCTGCTGGTGGGCCACGTCACCAAGGACGGCGCCATCGCCGGCCCGCGCCTCCTGGAACACCTCGTGGACGTCGTCCTGTCCTTCGAGGGCGACCGGCACGCCCGGCTGCGGCTCGTACGGGGCGTGAAGAACCGGTACGGGGCGACGGACGAGGTCGGCTGCTTCGAACTGCACGACGAGGGCATCACCGGGCTCGCCGACCCCAGCGGGCTGTTCCTCACCCGCCGCGCCGAGGCCGTGCCCGGCACGTGCCTGACGGTCACCCTCGAAGGGCGCCGACCGCTGGTCGCGGAGGTGCAGGCGCTGACCGTCGACTCGCAGATCCCGTCACCGAGGCGCACCACGTCCGGCCTGGAGACGTCCCGCGTCTCCATGATGCTGGCCGTCCTCGAACAGCGCGGCCGCATCACCGCGCTCGGCAAGCGGGACATCTACTCGGCGACGGTCGGCGGGGTGAAGCTGTCCGAGCCCGCCGCCGACCTGGCCGTCGCGCTGGCCCTCGCCTCGGCCGCGAGCGACACCCCGCTGCCGAAGAACCTGGTCGCGATCGGCGAGGTCGGCCTCGCGGGCGAGGTCCGTCGTGTGACGGGCGTCCAGCGCCGGCTCGCCGAGGCGCACCGGCTGGGCTTCACGCACGCGCTGGTACCGGTGGACCCGGGCAAGGTTCCCGCGGGCATGAAGGTCACGGAGGTCGCCGACATGGGCGACGCGCTGCGGGTCCTCCCCCGCGCCCGCCGCCGCGCCGCCCCCGCGCCCCGGGAGGAGCCCGCGCAGGGCTGA
- the disA gene encoding DNA integrity scanning diadenylate cyclase DisA, whose translation MAAKDGAAAPGKSGAGSGNEALMRASLSAVAPGTSLRDGLERILRGNTGGLLVLGMDKTVESMCTGGFVLDVEFTATRLRELCKLDGALILDKDITKILRAGVQLVPDASIPTEETGTRHRTADRVSKQCGFPVVSVSQSMRLIALYVDGERRVLEESAAILSRANQALATLERYKLRLDEVAGTLSALEIEDLVTVRDVTAVAQRLEMVRRIATEIAEYVVELGTDGRLLALQLDELIAGVEPERELVVRDYVPEPTAKRSRTVAEALTELDALSHAELLELPIVARALGYTGSPEALDSAVSPRGYRLLAKVPRLPGAIIERLVEHFGGLQKLLAASVDDLQTVDGVGEARARSVREGLSRLAESSILERYV comes from the coding sequence GTGGCAGCCAAGGACGGGGCAGCAGCTCCCGGAAAGTCCGGCGCGGGCTCCGGCAACGAGGCGCTGATGCGCGCCTCGCTCAGTGCCGTCGCCCCGGGTACGTCGCTGCGCGACGGACTGGAGCGCATCCTCCGCGGGAACACCGGCGGTCTCCTCGTGCTGGGCATGGACAAGACGGTCGAGTCGATGTGCACGGGCGGGTTCGTGCTGGACGTGGAGTTCACCGCGACCCGGCTGCGCGAGCTGTGCAAGCTCGACGGCGCGCTCATCCTCGACAAGGACATCACCAAGATCCTCCGCGCGGGCGTGCAGCTCGTGCCGGACGCGTCGATCCCGACGGAGGAGACCGGCACCCGTCACCGCACGGCGGACCGGGTCAGCAAGCAGTGCGGTTTCCCGGTCGTCTCCGTGTCGCAGTCGATGCGGCTGATCGCCCTGTACGTGGACGGTGAGCGCCGCGTCCTGGAGGAGTCGGCCGCGATCCTGTCGCGTGCGAATCAGGCGCTCGCCACGCTGGAGCGGTACAAGCTCCGCCTCGACGAGGTGGCCGGCACGCTCTCCGCGCTGGAGATCGAGGACCTGGTGACGGTCCGGGACGTCACGGCCGTCGCGCAGCGCCTGGAGATGGTGCGCCGGATCGCCACGGAGATCGCCGAGTACGTGGTGGAGCTCGGCACGGACGGGCGGCTGCTCGCCCTCCAGCTCGACGAGCTGATCGCGGGTGTCGAGCCCGAGCGGGAGCTCGTGGTCCGCGACTACGTACCGGAGCCGACGGCCAAGCGGTCGCGTACGGTCGCCGAGGCGCTCACGGAGCTGGACGCGCTGAGCCACGCCGAGCTGCTGGAGCTGCCGATCGTGGCGCGTGCCCTCGGTTACACGGGGTCCCCGGAGGCGCTCGACTCGGCGGTGTCTCCGCGCGGCTACCGGCTGCTGGCGAAGGTGCCGCGGCTGCCCGGCGCGATCATCGAGCGGCTCGTGGAGCACTTCGGCGGCCTGCAGAAGCTGCTCGCGGCGAGCGTGGACGACCTCCAGACCGTCGACGGGGTCGGCGAGGCGCGTGCCCGCAGCGTGCGCGAGGGACTGTCGCGGCTGGCCGAGTCGTCGATCCTGGAGCGGTACGTCTAG